GATGCGCCAGCCCGGCGGCCATTTCGCCCATGGCCGCCAGCCGCTTGTGCTGCGCCAGCGATTGCTCGAGCGCCCAGGTTTCGGTCAGGTCCTGGACCAGCAGGATCTGGCACGCCTCTTCGGGCACGCTGGTACTGTCGATGCGCAGGCGCCTCAGACCCCGACCACTCGGGTAGAGCCACAGGCCGCCGTCATCGAGCTCGCCATGCGCCTCCCGGAATACCTGCCAGTCCTGCCCTTCGGCCAGCGGCGCGAGCAGTTCACGCGCAGCGGCATTCAGCATCGTGACACTGCCCCGCGCGTCCAGTTCGACCACGCCGCCGGGCAGACGATCCATCAGAATCGCCAACCGCCGCGACAGTGCCGCCTTCTCGTCCAGCTCACGCCGCAAGTGACCGTTGGCGATTTCAAGTTGCGCGGTGAGCGACACGACCTGCTGACGCAGATCGGCGTAAGCATTGGTCAACTGTGCCGACGCTTCGGTAAACAGCGAAAAGGCGGCCTCCAGCTCACGCGGGTCTATGTTGTTTCCAGGTTCTGCCACGTCACCCATCCTTGTTGCCGGCGTATTTTTAAATTATAAATGGCCTGCAAAGCCGCATTCTGCCTTGTTTATCAGCAAACCCTAAGGTTTTGGTCGTTTCTGCCGATATAGTGGTCCAGCAAATGCGCCGGCGCAGTGGCCGCGGCCGTTGAATACGGATAAATACTTACATCCGACGGCAGAAATATCAGTTAACCAGGAGTCCCCGCCGTGTCCGACCTTCTGAAGAAAATCGATGCCAGAACCAAGCTTGCAGGCACGAACAAGCTGGAGATCCTGCTGTTCACGCTCGGGGTCGATTCGCGCACCGGTCGCCGCGAGAACTTCGGCATCAACGTGTTCAAGGTGCGCGAGGTGATGCGCACCCCCGAAATCACCCAGGCACCGGATATGCCGCCTTCGGTCGAAGGCATGGTGAGCTTGCGCGGATCGCTGGTCCCGGTGATCGATCTGGCCAAGTATGCCGGGATCAATACCGGCAGCAAACCGGAGATCATGATCGTCTCCGAGTACAACGGCCAGACGCAGGGCTTCCTGGTCGAGGCCGTCGATACCATCCTGCGCCTGGACTGGTCGCTGATGCGCGTGCCGCCGGACATGCTCACGGTGCAGATGGGCGGCCTCGTGACCGCGGTCACCGAACTCGACAGCGGCAAGCTCGTGATGATGCTCGACGTCGAGAAGGTGCTCGCCGAAACCACGCAGACCGATCAGGCGATCGACGTCGGCGTCGTGGTCCGGGACCAGAAATTCGGTGAAATGACGGTGTTCTTCGCCGACGACTCGGTCGTCGCCCGCCGCCAGATCGAAATGACGCTCGACGCGATGGGCATCCGCCATCAGCAGTCGATCAACGGCAAGCGGGCCTGGGACGAGCTGCAGCGCATCGCCAAGTCGGCGGAAATCCGCGGCAAGCCCATGCGCGAAATGGTCCAGCTCATCCTCACCGACGTGGAAATGCCGGAAATGGACGGCTACATGCTGACCCGCATGATCAAGAGCGACCCGCGCTTCGCCGGCATCCCGGTCATCATGCATTCGTCGCTGTCGGGCAACTCCAACCAGAAGCTCGGCCAGTCGGTCGGCGTCGACGGCTACGTGCCCAAGTTCGAACCGCACAAGCTGTCCGAGCTCGTTGCCCACCACCTTCTGAGCGCCTGAGCCGTGCCACTATCTGATCGGAGCCTACCGTGAGCCTCACACCGATGAATCTGCTCGACGACGTCGACGCCCGCACCAAACTCGCCGGCTCGAACAAGATGGAAATCCTGCTGTTCTCGCTCGGTACGCGCGAGACCTTCGGGATCAACGTCTTCAAGGTTCGCGAAGTATCGCAGACCCCGAAGATCACCAAGACCCCGAACATGCCGTTCGGCGTCGAAGGCGTGATCTCGCTTCGCGGCAACATCATTCCGGTGATCTCGCTGTCGAAGTTCGTCGCCACCCAGGATCGGCCGACCGGCGATGCCAACGCGACGATGATCGTCACCGAGTTCTCCAAACACACCCAGGCCTTCCTGGTCCACGAAGTCGACCGCATCATCCGCGTCGACTGGGACAAGGTCCGCGCACCGGAAAACATGCTCGCCGGCAACCAGGCGCTGATCACCGCGATCACCGAGCTGCCCGACGGCAAGCTGGTATCGGTGCTCGATGTCGAGCAGATTCTCGCCAGCGTGATCGGCGAGCCGGCGATCCCTGAGCTACAGCAGGTCGGCCTCGATCACGACCAGTTCCTGTTCTTCGTCGACGACTCGGTCGTGGCCCGCCGCGAAATCGTCGGCGTACTCGACAAGATTCGCGTCAAGTACCATCAGGCCAACAACGGCAAGGAGGCCTGGGACAAGCTCGGCGCACTGGCGAGCCGTGCCAGCCATGACGGCGAACCGCTGTCGCAGAAGCTGCGCCTGATCCTGGTCGACGCCGAGATGCCCGAAATGGACGGCTATGTGCTGACCAAGCACATCAAGTCCGACCGCCGCTTCGACGGAATTCCGGTCGTTATGCATTCGTCGCTATCATCGAACGCCAACCGTGCCATGGGCACGAGCGTCGGTGTAGACGCCTATGTCGCTAAATTCGACCCGATCGTGCTGGCCGATACGCTGGCGCCGCTGCTGACGGCCTGACAGGCCCGCAGCGCTCGGGCCCGCATCCATGAGTGAGTACACGCCATATGTCCGATAACAATCTGCGTTTCCTGGTGGTCGACGACTTCTCCACCATGCGCCGCATTGTCCGCAACCTGCTGAAAGAACTGGGCTTTGCCAATGTCGAAGAGGCTGAGGATGGCCAGATCGCGCTGCAGAAGCTCAAGAACGCGCCCTACGACTTCGTCGTGACCGACTGGAACATGCCGAACATGACCGGCATCGACCTGCTCCGCGCCGTTCGCACCGACCCGCAGCTGAAACACCTGCCGGTGCTGATGGTGACCGCCGAGGCCAAGAAGGAAAACATCATCGAGGCCGCCACCGCAGGGGCATCGGGCTACATCGTCAAGCCGTTTACCGCGGCCACGCTCGACGAAAAGCTCAAGAAAATCTTCGCCAATCTCAACAAGTAAGTCGCTCAGGCGCCTTTCGAGTACACGCATTCAGGAGTCCGACGTGAGCGAGCTCGCCAATAACAACGCAGACAACGCAGAACTTGAAGCCCTTTTCGACAGCATTGCGCAGTCGAACTGGAGCGAGCCGGCCAGCCAGCCAGCGCCGGCGGCCGTGCCGGCCGCAGCACCGGTGGTCGCCCCCGCGGGCGACGATGCCATCGCCGAACCGGCCAAGGCCATGTTCTCGCACATCGGCCAACTGACCCGAAAGCTGCACGATACGCTGCGCGAACTGGGTCTGGACAAATCGCTGGAGAAGGCCGCGTCGCAGATCCCGAACGCGCGCGACCGCCTCTCCTACATCGCGACGATGACCGAACAGGCAGCCGAGCGCACGCTCAATGCGCTCGACGCCGCCAAGCCGCTGCAGGACAGGATCGCCAACGACGCGCAGTCGCTCGCCGGCGAATGGGACCGCCTACTCGCCAAACAGCTGTCCGTCGACGAATTCAAGGCGCTAGTCCAGCGTACCCGCCAGCATTTGACGCAGACCGGCAGCGATTCCGAGCAGGTCAGCGCCCAGATGCTCGACATCATGATGGCGCAGGATTTCCAGGACCTCACCGGCCAGGTCATCAAGAAGGTGCTCGATATGGCCAAGGATATGGAAGCCCAGTTGCTGGACTTCCTGGTGATGTTCTCGCAGCAACAGGGCAAGCTCGAAGAAAGCGGCTTGCTCAACGGCCCGGTCATCAACAGCGACGGCCGGACCGACGTCGTCACCAATCAGCAGCAAGTCGACGACCTGCTCGAAAGTCTTGGCTTCTGAGCCGCCACTCTTTACGGGAGCGCCCAAATGAACGATTTTGCCGGCATGGACGACCTGCTGCAGGACTTCATCACCGAGTCCTCCGAACTGATTTCGGAAGTCGACAACAAGCTGGTCGAGCTCGAGAAGCGGCCGGATGACCGCCATCTGCTCAACGACATCTTCCGCGGTTTCCACACCATCAAGGGTGGCGCGGGCTTTCTCAATGTCGACGCGATGGTCAGCCTGTGCCACCGCACCGAGAACCTGTTCGACAAACTGCGCAACGGCGAGATGACGCTGTCGCCCGAGTACCTCGACGTGATCCTCGCCGCCACCGGCGAAGTCCGCGAGATGTTCGGCGCGATGGCCCAGGGCCGGATGCCGCAGCCGGTGGCCCCGAGCCTGCTCGAAGCACTCGATGCCGTGCTGCGCGGCGAACGGCCTGGCGATGCCCATGCAGCCCCGGCCACTCCGGTGGCCGCACCGGCCCCCGTCGCGGTCGCCAACCCGGCCGGCGGCGAGCCGGACTGGCAGCACCTGTACGACGCCTTGCTCGGCAACGAGCCGGCCGCCAAGCCGGCGCCGCAGGCGGCACAGGTCATTGCCGAACCGGAAGTCATGCTCAACGAGCCGGCCCCGCGCCTGCCCGTCAAGTCGGCCAACCTCAGCGCCGCGGCCGGTACGCAGGAAACGACGATACGCATCGACACGCACCGGCTCGACCAGGTGCTCAATCTGTCGGGCGAAATCGGCCTGACCAAGAACAGGCTGACGACGCTGCGCAGCGACGTCGTGTCCGGCAAGATCGACGGCACAACGCTGAAGGCACTCGACGAAGCGATCAGCCAGCTCGACCTGCTGGTCGGCGACCTGCAGAACGCGGTGATGAAAACGCGGATGCAGCCGATCGGCCGCCAGTTCCAGAAGTACCCGCGTCTGGCGCGCGACCTGGCCCGGCAGCTCGGCAAGGACGTCGAGCTCGTGATCAGCGGCGAGGAAACCGAACTCGACAAGACCATGCTCGAGGACCTGAACGACCCGCTGGTTCACCTTGTCCGCAACGCGGTCGACCATGGCGTCGAAACCATCGAGGAGCGTCTGGCCGTCGGCAAGCCGGCCAAGGCCATCGTCCAGCTGAGCGCAACCCAGGTCGGCGACCACATCCTGATCGAGATCACCGACGACGGCCACGGCATGCGCCCGGACGTGATCCGCAAGAAGGCCATCGACAAGGGACTGATCGACGCCGAAATGGCGAACAGCCTCGACGACAAGCAGAGCCTGCAACTGATCTTCCTGCCTGGCTTCTCGACCAAGGACCAGATTTCCAGCGTGTCCGGCCGCGGCGTCGGCATGGACGTGGTCAAGACCAATATCCAGAAGCTCAATGGCCGCATCGACATCCAGTCCATCGTCGGCGAAGGCACGCGCTTCTCGATTTCGCTGCCGCTGACGCTGGCGATCCTGCCGGTTCTCGTCGTGCGCGTCTGTGAACAGGCCTTCGCGGTGCCGCTGGCGATGGTCCGCGAGATCATCCCGATCGACAACCGCTCGATCCAGGAGGTCTCCGGCCGTGCGACCATCGTCGTCCGCGACGAGATCTTGCCGGTCAAGTCGCTCGCCGGCCTGCTCGGCTGGCAGGAAACGCAGGTGCCGCATTTCGGCGTGCTGATGCAAAGTGCCGAGCATTCGTTCATCCTCGCCGTCGACAGCTTCATCGGCCGCGACGACGTGGTGATCAAGCCGTTGCAGAATATCCGGCCGCTCGGCGTCGCCGGCGCGACGCTGTCCGGCGACGGCTCCGTCGTGCTGGTGCTCGACATGGAAGACCTGCTTTCCGCCCCGTCGGCGGATACCGCGGCGCGCAGCGCCGAGCGCTGGCTCGCCACCGCATGATGGAACGATAAAATCAGCTTCCGCTGATACAATGGCCGCCAACGCCGCAGCAAGTGGACACGATAGATGACACAAGATCACGCTTTTATTGGCCGCCAACCGATACTCAACCGGCAACAGCAGATCATCGGATACGAGCTGCTGTTCCGTTTGAACAAGGAAGCCCAGAGCGCCGAATTCACCAGCGACATGCAGGCCAGCACCAATGTGCTGGTCAACACGCTGACCAATATGGGCACCGACTGGCTGGTGGGCGGCAAGCTCGCCTTCATCAACGTGGCCGAATCGATGCTCGAGAGCAATTTTCTCGAGCTGCTGCAGCCGCAGCGCGTCGTGCTCGAGGTCGTCGAGTCGACCCAGCCGACGCCGGCGCTGCTGCAGCGGCTGCAGATGCTGCGTGCGCAAGGCTTCGGCGTGGCGCTGGATGATTTCGTGCTGACGCAGGACAGCATGCATTTCGTCGAGCACGCCAACTACATCAAGCTCGACATCCAGATGCTCGGCATGCCGCAGGTGCCGGCGCTGTCGCGCGAGTTGCGCAAGTATCCGGCGCTGCAGGTCGCCGAGAAGGTCGAGACCAAGGCCGAGTTCAAGCAGTGCCTCGAGATCGGTTTCGACTGCTTCCAGGGCTATTACTTCGCTCGCCCGGAGACCCTGTCGGCCAAGGTCATCCACCCGAGCTACGCCAACATCCTCAACCTGCTGAACATGTTGCGCAACAATGCGGAAATCCGCGACATCGAGAATGCGCTCAAGAGCGACGTCGCGCTGTCGTTCAAGCTGCTGCGCTACATCAATTCGGCCGGTTTCGGCCTGTCGTGCGAGATCCAGTCGTTCCGCCACGCGGTCACCATTCTCGGCTACCAGAAGCTCTACCGCTGGCTGACGCTGCTGCTGGTCACCGCAGCCGCGGAGAGCGGCTCGCCGCCGGCGCTGCTGAAAACCGCCGTCACCCGCGGCCGGATGGTCGAGCTGCTCGGCAGCCACTACCTCGATGGTCAGGAAAGGGACAACCTGTTCATCGTCGGCATGTTCTCGCTGCTCGACGTGCTGCTCGACATGCCGATGGAAAAGGTGCTCGAGACGCTGATCCTACCGGAGAACATCTGCGATGCGCTGATCAACCGCAGCGGCATCTACGGCCCCTTCCTCGAACTGGCCGAAGCCTGCGAAGACCCCGACATGTCCGAGGTGCCGCGGCTGACCGAGCAGCTGCAGATCACCGCCGACGTGCTCAACCGCTCGCATATGAGCGCGCTGAGCTGGGTCGAGGAACTGGACCTGTAATCCGCGTCAGCCATCGCCGGCATGAAAAAAGCCCGTCACAGACGGGCTTTTTTCATGCCTGGCAACCGGCCTCAGCGATCGTCCAGCTTGTCGACGCGCCAGCCCTGGCCGCGGCTCTCGATCACGGCGACGAATTCGCGCTTGCCCTGTTCGGCGATCAGGCCGGCAAAGTCCGGATAGCTGGCCTGGATATCGGGATCGCTCTGCCACTGGGCCGGCGAGATGACCTTGTAGGTGAAACGCACCTGATGACGGCGGAAGTCGCTGCGCTCTTCCTCGGCCTTGTCCTCGACGATCTTGTCGACCTCGAGCGTCCCGCTGCAGAAGCCCGGGCCGGCCGGATCCGCAAGACCGGTGTAGGCATCGCGTCCGGCGTCGGTCGGCTCGAACTCGACCTTGCCGCCATCGGCCGGTACCGCCTTGATCAGGCCGACCTTGACCAGCGCGGCAAGCTGCTTGCCGTTCGATTCCTTCGCATAGTCCTTGGACACCGGCTCGGCAAAACGCACCGGCATCGGAATGCAGCTGCGCTCGGCGGTGTGCAGCTCGTTGTTGAGCGCACTGACGATCTCGGCCTGATCGACTTCGAGCGACGCGGCGTCGCCGTCTCCGCCCTTGCCGCATGCACTCAATCCCGCTGCCATCAACAGCACCAGACCGGTCCGCTTCAAATATCGCATTGGCTATCGTTCCTCTCTCTGCCGCCTGCCGCTTACGGCCGGCGCGTGTTACACAATGTAAGGGAATGATACAGACAAACCACCACCATGCGAATTGTCCTGCCGCAATGAAGCGTCGGTATCGCGCAGGGTCACATCGCCGAGGTACGCGCCAGCGCAGCGATCAGGTCCGATTGCGCGACCATGCCGGCCAGCCGGCCATCGTCGTCGACGACCGGCAGCCGGTGCAGCCCGCGGTCGGCCATCAGCGGAATCAGTTCGGTCACCGCGGTCGCGATAGTCACCGTTACCACCTGCCGGCTCATCAGCACGTCGACCGACAGCGCCGGATCGTGCTGATGCGGCAAGCGCCCTTGCGGATCGGTCTCGATCGCCTTGAGGAAATCGACCACCGAGACGACGCCGGCCACCCTGCCCGCCGGATCGACCACCGGCACGGCGCCGATGCGGTGGCGGCGCAAGCGGGCCCACGCATCAGCGGCCGGCGCGCCGAGCGCGACGGTGACGACATCGCGCGACATCAGCTGGCCGCAGCGCAGTTCGGCCAGCGCCCGCGACGTGGCATGGCGTTCGGCCCGCTGGACGATGTCGCTGAGTTCCTGCGTACTGACGTCGACCACCTCGCCGCGCTCGTGCATCGCCGCGGCGAGATCCTCCTCGCGGATGCCGATGCGCGCAGTCGGCAACGGATCACGCGTCCGGTGGGGGTTCTCGTGAGTACCGGCCAGCGGGTAACGCCGCCCGCGCACGCTGTTGTTGGCGATCAGCGCCACACCGAGCAGGATCAGCGCATTGAGCAGCACGGGCATCCAGACAAAGCCGAAGCCCAGGTGCACGACCGCGTCGCCGCCGAGCACCGCCGTCAGCGCGGTCGCGCCGCCGGGTGGATGCAGGCAACGCAGGTAGAGCATCGCGGCGATCGACAGCGCCACGGCCACCGCGGCAACGAATTCGATCGGCAGCCAGCTCCCCAGCCAGCGCAGCGATGCAACGCCGACCAGCGCCGACACCATCTGCCCGCCGAGCAAGGCCCAGGGCTGGCCGACGGGGCTGTTCGGCATCGCGAAGATGATCACCGACGCGGCGCCCATCGACGCGACCAGCCAGGGCAGCAAGGCGGGGCCGGCCGCCACGTGCGTGACCAGGCCGCAGATCAGGATCGCCAGCAAGGCAAAGCCGGCGGCGCGCCAGCGCTCGGCATGGCCGATCGGCGGTGGCGGCGGAACAAAGCGGCGCAGGCGGCGGGGCCAGCGTGCGGGGTCGATCAGCGTTCTCATGTCTGCATTCGGGGAAAAGGGTTACGACGACAGCCAGCGGTCGATCAGCGCCGCGGTCTGCTGCCAGGCCACGTCGGCCATCAGCGCATGGCCGCCGGAAACGAAATGCGGTGCCACCCGCCAGTGGGCGGCGGTCAGCTCGACGTCGTGGCGCGAGATCAGCCGATCGTCGTCACAGCCGATGACCAGGCAGCGCTGTGCCGGCGCGGCGCGCCACAAGCGCCAGGGCCTGGGCAGCATCAGCTCGGCCAGCGCCCGTGCCGACTCGGCTTGCACCAGTTCGGCAAAACGGCGCAGCTCGGCCACCTCGGCGCCGTCCGAAAACAGCAGTTCGCGCACGCCGTGCAGGTCGAGTTCATGGTGCGACCAGCGTCCGAGCCCGAGCAGCAGGCGCGGCGACGCCAGGCCCATGTGCGCCAGCGACCCCGCCACGCCGTAGGGCGGCACGCTGGCGAGCAGCGCCAGCCCCGGCAAGGCCGTCCGCTCGGCGACCTCCTGCGCCAGCCAGCCGCCGAGCGAATGGCCGATCAGCACCGGCGGAGCCGGCAGCGTGGCGATCGCCGCGATGATGTCCGAGACATAGTCGTCGAGGCCGAAACGATCGAGCCCGGCACGATCGCGGCTGCCGTGTCCGGGCAGATCCAGCGCGTAGCAATCGTAGCCCCGGGCCGCAAACCACGGCAGGAAACGGCTCTGCCAGCACCACGCGCCGACGTAGGCGCCATGAATGAACAGCAGCGGCGGCGCAGCGCGACGCAGCGTCGCCGGCGGGACATGCAGGAGCGGAGAGGTCATCCGCACCATTTTGCCAGATCGTGCCGGCCGGACGCATCCCGCCCGGGCCGATGCCGCTGCGGCGCTTGGTTACAGCCGGCGCTTGCCGTTCAGCGCTTGCGCCGCTTGCCGCGGGCGTTCCTGAACCGGTCGGTGACCTTGTCCTCGTAACGCTCGCGGAAGACGAAGTGGCTCTCCAGCCACATCACGTTGATGATGCCGAAGGCCAGCGCCGCGGCCAGGCCCAGTATCCAGGCGAAATACCACATGCTCCGGTCTCCTCAGTAGCTCGTATGGGTTTCTTTGCGGATCCGGTCGATGGTGACCGTGCCGCGCATCACCCGGTAAACCCAGGTGGTGTAGATCGAGATCAGCGGCAGGAAGATGATGACCACGCCGAGCATGATCGCCAGCGTCTTCTGGCTCGATACCGAATCCCATACCGTCAGGCTGGAATTGATGTCGAGCGACGACGGCAGCACGAACGGGAACAGCGCAATCCCCGCGGTCAGGATGATGCCGATGATCGCCAGCCCGCTGGCGAGAAAGGCCGGCCAGCGCCAGCGCAGCGCACCGGCCAGCGCCGCCAGCAAGGCACCGCCGATGCCGGCGACCGGTGCCAGCCACGCCAGCGGCCAGTTGCGGTAGTTCGTCAGCCAGCCGCCCTCGCCCACCTGCACCGACTTCGACAGTGGCGTGACGACACCGTTGACGTCGCCGATCGCGGCAATGTGCAGCCCGGCCAGTTGATTGACCCAGACGCCCCCGAACGCAAACAGCAGCGCCGTGATCAGCCCGAACACGATCACGGCAGTGCGCGAACGGCGCTGGACGTCGGCATCGGTGCGCAGGTGCAGGAAGGTCGCGCCGTGCAGCACCAGCATGGCCAGCGACACCACGCCGCAGAACAGCGCAAACGGATTGAGCAGCGCAAGGAAACCGGCACCGTAGCTGACACGCATCGTGTCGTCGAACTGGAACGACAGGCCGACGAACAGGTTGCCGATCGCCACGCCGCACAGCAGCGCCGGCACCAGCCCGCCGACGAACAGCCCCCAGTCCCACGTCGTGCGCCAGCGCGGGTCGGCGACCTTGCTGCGGTAGTCGAAACCGACGGGCCGCAGGAACAGCGCGAACAGCAGCAGCATGAAGGCGATGTAGAACACCGAGAATGCCGCCGCGTAGACCAGCGGCCACGCAGCGAAGATCGCCCCCCGGCGGTGATCAGCCAGGTCTGGTTGCCTTCCCACGTCGGCCCGATCGCATTGATCGCCACGCGCCGCTCCTCGTCGGTCTTGCCGACGAAGGGCAGCAGGGCCGCGGCGCCGAGGTCGAAGCCGCCGGTCAGCGCAAAGCCGATCAGCAAGGCGCCGTTCAGCCCCCACCAGATCAGCTTGAGCATTTCATAATCGATCATCGTGCTCTCCTCAGGCCGATTGCGGCTGTGCGCTGGTTTCGCGGAAATAACGCCCGGTATGCAGGCTCGACGGGCCGAGGCGGATGTACTTGAGCATCAGGTACATCTCGACGGCGAAC
This window of the Jeongeupia sp. USM3 genome carries:
- a CDS encoding chemotaxis protein; this translates as MSDLLKKIDARTKLAGTNKLEILLFTLGVDSRTGRRENFGINVFKVREVMRTPEITQAPDMPPSVEGMVSLRGSLVPVIDLAKYAGINTGSKPEIMIVSEYNGQTQGFLVEAVDTILRLDWSLMRVPPDMLTVQMGGLVTAVTELDSGKLVMMLDVEKVLAETTQTDQAIDVGVVVRDQKFGEMTVFFADDSVVARRQIEMTLDAMGIRHQQSINGKRAWDELQRIAKSAEIRGKPMREMVQLILTDVEMPEMDGYMLTRMIKSDPRFAGIPVIMHSSLSGNSNQKLGQSVGVDGYVPKFEPHKLSELVAHHLLSA
- a CDS encoding chemotaxis protein; translated protein: MNLLDDVDARTKLAGSNKMEILLFSLGTRETFGINVFKVREVSQTPKITKTPNMPFGVEGVISLRGNIIPVISLSKFVATQDRPTGDANATMIVTEFSKHTQAFLVHEVDRIIRVDWDKVRAPENMLAGNQALITAITELPDGKLVSVLDVEQILASVIGEPAIPELQQVGLDHDQFLFFVDDSVVARREIVGVLDKIRVKYHQANNGKEAWDKLGALASRASHDGEPLSQKLRLILVDAEMPEMDGYVLTKHIKSDRRFDGIPVVMHSSLSSNANRAMGTSVGVDAYVAKFDPIVLADTLAPLLTA
- the cheY gene encoding chemotaxis response regulator CheY translates to MSDNNLRFLVVDDFSTMRRIVRNLLKELGFANVEEAEDGQIALQKLKNAPYDFVVTDWNMPNMTGIDLLRAVRTDPQLKHLPVLMVTAEAKKENIIEAATAGASGYIVKPFTAATLDEKLKKIFANLNK
- the cheZ gene encoding protein phosphatase CheZ, producing the protein MSELANNNADNAELEALFDSIAQSNWSEPASQPAPAAVPAAAPVVAPAGDDAIAEPAKAMFSHIGQLTRKLHDTLRELGLDKSLEKAASQIPNARDRLSYIATMTEQAAERTLNALDAAKPLQDRIANDAQSLAGEWDRLLAKQLSVDEFKALVQRTRQHLTQTGSDSEQVSAQMLDIMMAQDFQDLTGQVIKKVLDMAKDMEAQLLDFLVMFSQQQGKLEESGLLNGPVINSDGRTDVVTNQQQVDDLLESLGF
- a CDS encoding chemotaxis protein CheA, whose translation is MNDFAGMDDLLQDFITESSELISEVDNKLVELEKRPDDRHLLNDIFRGFHTIKGGAGFLNVDAMVSLCHRTENLFDKLRNGEMTLSPEYLDVILAATGEVREMFGAMAQGRMPQPVAPSLLEALDAVLRGERPGDAHAAPATPVAAPAPVAVANPAGGEPDWQHLYDALLGNEPAAKPAPQAAQVIAEPEVMLNEPAPRLPVKSANLSAAAGTQETTIRIDTHRLDQVLNLSGEIGLTKNRLTTLRSDVVSGKIDGTTLKALDEAISQLDLLVGDLQNAVMKTRMQPIGRQFQKYPRLARDLARQLGKDVELVISGEETELDKTMLEDLNDPLVHLVRNAVDHGVETIEERLAVGKPAKAIVQLSATQVGDHILIEITDDGHGMRPDVIRKKAIDKGLIDAEMANSLDDKQSLQLIFLPGFSTKDQISSVSGRGVGMDVVKTNIQKLNGRIDIQSIVGEGTRFSISLPLTLAILPVLVVRVCEQAFAVPLAMVREIIPIDNRSIQEVSGRATIVVRDEILPVKSLAGLLGWQETQVPHFGVLMQSAEHSFILAVDSFIGRDDVVIKPLQNIRPLGVAGATLSGDGSVVLVLDMEDLLSAPSADTAARSAERWLATA
- a CDS encoding EAL and HDOD domain-containing protein: MTQDHAFIGRQPILNRQQQIIGYELLFRLNKEAQSAEFTSDMQASTNVLVNTLTNMGTDWLVGGKLAFINVAESMLESNFLELLQPQRVVLEVVESTQPTPALLQRLQMLRAQGFGVALDDFVLTQDSMHFVEHANYIKLDIQMLGMPQVPALSRELRKYPALQVAEKVETKAEFKQCLEIGFDCFQGYYFARPETLSAKVIHPSYANILNLLNMLRNNAEIRDIENALKSDVALSFKLLRYINSAGFGLSCEIQSFRHAVTILGYQKLYRWLTLLLVTAAAESGSPPALLKTAVTRGRMVELLGSHYLDGQERDNLFIVGMFSLLDVLLDMPMEKVLETLILPENICDALINRSGIYGPFLELAEACEDPDMSEVPRLTEQLQITADVLNRSHMSALSWVEELDL
- a CDS encoding HPP family protein; its protein translation is MRTLIDPARWPRRLRRFVPPPPPIGHAERWRAAGFALLAILICGLVTHVAAGPALLPWLVASMGAASVIIFAMPNSPVGQPWALLGGQMVSALVGVASLRWLGSWLPIEFVAAVAVALSIAAMLYLRCLHPPGGATALTAVLGGDAVVHLGFGFVWMPVLLNALILLGVALIANNSVRGRRYPLAGTHENPHRTRDPLPTARIGIREEDLAAAMHERGEVVDVSTQELSDIVQRAERHATSRALAELRCGQLMSRDVVTVALGAPAADAWARLRRHRIGAVPVVDPAGRVAGVVSVVDFLKAIETDPQGRLPHQHDPALSVDVLMSRQVVTVTIATAVTELIPLMADRGLHRLPVVDDDGRLAGMVAQSDLIAALARTSAM
- a CDS encoding alpha/beta hydrolase — translated: MTSPLLHVPPATLRRAAPPLLFIHGAYVGAWCWQSRFLPWFAARGYDCYALDLPGHGSRDRAGLDRFGLDDYVSDIIAAIATLPAPPVLIGHSLGGWLAQEVAERTALPGLALLASVPPYGVAGSLAHMGLASPRLLLGLGRWSHHELDLHGVRELLFSDGAEVAELRRFAELVQAESARALAELMLPRPWRLWRAAPAQRCLVIGCDDDRLISRHDVELTAAHWRVAPHFVSGGHALMADVAWQQTAALIDRWLSS
- the cydX gene encoding cytochrome bd-I oxidase subunit CydX; this translates as MWYFAWILGLAAALAFGIINVMWLESHFVFRERYEDKVTDRFRNARGKRRKR